Proteins encoded in a region of the Flammeovirga yaeyamensis genome:
- the recQ gene encoding DNA helicase RecQ: MNISTAQQALKHYFGYDRFRPMQEDVINCVLSKQDAVVLMPTGGGKSICYQIPAIISQGTAIVISPLIALMKDQVESLKANGVSAAFLNSTQSYTEQREIEEDLRYQRLKLLYISPEKLLTGNFLDYLCNLNISFIAIDEAHCISQWGHDFRPEYTQLAALRQRLPHISFIALTATADKVTRNDIANQLGMNNPQIFLDSFDRPNLSLRVEAGQKRIEKIIKFLEARPNQSGIVYCLSRKSTESIATKLRNAGYNAMYYHAGMSADERSRVQESFIKDDIPIICATIAFGMGIDKPNVRWVVHYNLPKNMEGYYQEIGRAGRDGLPSDTMLFYTFADVMQLRDMVSDAGQHQLQLSKLERMQQYAETRTCRRRILLSYFGETLEKDCGNCDVCRNPPELFDGTVIAQKAMSAIVRVQREMNKNLSTGMLIDILRGSRRIDLINQNFHTIRTYGAGHDISYDHWQLFLQQMLNLGLIEIAYDNHNTFRVTETGNQVLLGKFPVNFAKLSQFKSTPSSKVPTKKVSAKEQLGRELFEELRVLRKTIADKENIPPYVVFNDATLKDMSDKKPISVNQMMSISGVGELKLKKYGNEFIGLIVRFIIKKSKEGFKITGSTSLLTYELYQQGLSVHEIAQQRQLQDQSIVSHLANLYEMGYNIDIYQFTSEEELDAIDDCIRKMGSNKGVKAIFDYFNGEIPYTSIYFGIAHQNRLETVVR, from the coding sequence ATGAATATTTCCACTGCTCAACAAGCCCTGAAGCATTACTTCGGGTACGATCGATTCAGACCAATGCAAGAGGACGTTATCAATTGCGTGCTCTCCAAACAAGATGCAGTAGTACTTATGCCTACTGGAGGTGGTAAGTCTATCTGTTACCAAATTCCTGCTATTATTTCTCAAGGTACAGCTATTGTTATTTCACCTTTGATTGCTCTTATGAAGGATCAGGTAGAAAGTTTAAAAGCCAATGGTGTATCTGCTGCTTTTCTAAACAGTACACAATCTTATACAGAACAAAGAGAAATTGAGGAAGACTTGAGATATCAACGTCTTAAATTGTTATATATCTCACCAGAAAAATTACTTACGGGTAACTTTTTAGATTATCTATGCAATCTCAATATCAGTTTTATTGCTATTGATGAGGCCCACTGTATTTCTCAATGGGGTCATGATTTTAGACCTGAATACACTCAATTAGCTGCTTTAAGACAACGCTTACCTCATATTTCTTTTATTGCTTTAACTGCAACAGCAGATAAGGTGACTAGAAATGATATTGCTAATCAATTAGGCATGAATAATCCACAAATATTTTTGGATTCATTTGATCGACCTAATCTAAGCCTAAGAGTAGAAGCGGGACAAAAACGTATTGAGAAAATCATTAAGTTTTTAGAAGCAAGACCCAATCAATCGGGAATTGTGTATTGCTTGTCTAGAAAAAGTACCGAATCTATTGCTACAAAACTTAGAAACGCTGGGTATAATGCCATGTATTATCATGCTGGCATGAGTGCCGATGAACGTTCTAGAGTTCAAGAATCTTTTATTAAAGACGATATACCAATTATCTGTGCTACTATTGCATTTGGTATGGGAATCGACAAGCCCAACGTAAGATGGGTAGTACATTATAACCTTCCGAAAAACATGGAGGGGTATTATCAGGAAATTGGTCGTGCAGGCCGAGATGGTCTTCCATCAGATACCATGCTTTTCTACACCTTTGCTGATGTAATGCAACTACGTGACATGGTCAGTGATGCAGGACAACATCAGCTTCAGCTTTCCAAATTGGAAAGAATGCAGCAATATGCGGAGACGAGAACGTGTAGAAGACGTATCCTGTTAAGTTATTTTGGAGAAACTTTGGAGAAAGATTGTGGGAACTGTGATGTTTGTCGTAATCCTCCTGAACTTTTTGATGGAACTGTGATTGCCCAAAAAGCGATGTCAGCTATTGTTCGGGTACAAAGGGAAATGAATAAGAACTTATCGACAGGTATGTTGATCGATATTCTTAGAGGATCAAGACGTATAGATTTGATCAATCAGAATTTCCACACTATCAGAACATATGGTGCTGGTCACGATATCAGTTACGATCATTGGCAATTGTTCTTGCAGCAAATGTTGAACTTAGGATTAATTGAAATTGCTTACGACAATCACAATACTTTCCGTGTCACTGAAACTGGAAACCAAGTATTGTTAGGGAAATTTCCTGTGAACTTTGCTAAATTATCTCAGTTTAAAAGTACTCCTTCTTCTAAAGTACCTACTAAGAAAGTCTCTGCTAAAGAGCAATTGGGTAGAGAGTTATTCGAAGAACTTAGAGTATTACGTAAAACCATTGCAGATAAGGAAAATATTCCTCCATATGTAGTATTTAATGATGCTACGCTAAAAGACATGTCAGATAAGAAACCTATTTCTGTTAATCAAATGATGTCTATTTCTGGTGTAGGTGAATTGAAGCTGAAAAAGTATGGCAATGAATTTATCGGCTTGATTGTTCGATTCATTATCAAAAAATCGAAGGAAGGATTTAAGATTACCGGAAGCACTTCTTTATTGACGTATGAATTGTATCAACAAGGATTGAGTGTACATGAAATTGCTCAACAAAGACAGCTTCAAGATCAAAGTATTGTAAGTCATCTTGCTAACCTTTATGAAATGGGTTACAACATCGATATTTATCAATTTACCTCTGAAGAAGAATTGGATGCTATTGATGATTGTATTCGAAAAATGGGAAGCAACAAAGGTGTAAAAGCAATTTTTGATTATTTCAATGGTGAAATTCCTTACACAAGTATCTATTTTGGAATTGCCCATCAGAACCGATTAGAAACGGTAGTTAGGTAA
- the era gene encoding GTPase Era yields MSEEKTHKAGFVSIVGKPNVGKSTLMNQLVGERLSIITSKAQTTRHRIMGIMSTEDYQIVYSDTPGIITPKYELHESMMDFVDNSLSDSDVILFVTDIFEQFKEKDALIKLEKAKAPIIVIINKIDMAKQDEVLKKVEYWKEKLNPKVIMPVSALHGFNVQAILDEILDLLPEHAAFYDKEELTDKPMRFFVSEIIREKIFLHYKDEVPYSCEVMVDSYKETPDLVKIRATIMVERDSQKGIIIGKGGIKLKHVGADSRKELEKFIQKKVFLETHVKVDADWRKNDKSLKMFGYKND; encoded by the coding sequence ATGAGCGAAGAGAAAACACATAAGGCCGGTTTTGTAAGTATCGTAGGTAAACCCAACGTTGGTAAATCTACGCTTATGAATCAGCTTGTAGGGGAGAGGCTTTCAATTATTACATCAAAAGCACAGACAACGAGACATCGTATTATGGGGATCATGAGTACGGAAGATTATCAGATTGTTTATTCTGATACTCCCGGTATTATTACTCCAAAATACGAATTACACGAGTCTATGATGGATTTTGTAGACAACTCTCTTTCTGATTCAGATGTGATTCTTTTTGTGACGGATATCTTCGAGCAGTTTAAGGAAAAGGATGCACTCATCAAACTTGAGAAAGCAAAGGCACCTATCATTGTTATTATTAATAAGATTGATATGGCCAAGCAAGATGAAGTATTGAAAAAGGTGGAATATTGGAAAGAAAAATTAAATCCAAAAGTAATTATGCCAGTTTCGGCACTTCACGGATTTAATGTTCAGGCGATATTGGACGAGATATTAGACTTGCTTCCAGAACACGCTGCTTTCTATGATAAAGAGGAATTGACTGATAAGCCAATGCGTTTCTTCGTTTCTGAGATTATTAGAGAAAAGATCTTCTTACACTATAAAGATGAGGTTCCATACTCTTGTGAAGTGATGGTCGACAGCTATAAAGAAACACCTGATTTGGTAAAAATCAGAGCGACTATTATGGTGGAGAGAGATAGTCAGAAAGGTATTATCATTGGTAAAGGTGGTATCAAACTGAAACATGTGGGTGCTGATTCTAGAAAAGAATTAGAGAAATTCATCCAAAAGAAAGTATTCTTGGAAACTCATGTGAAAGTGGATGCTGACTGGAGAAAGAACGATAAAAGTTTAAAGATGTTTGGTTATAAAAATGACTAA